A window of Pyrobaculum aerophilum str. IM2 contains these coding sequences:
- a CDS encoding branched-chain amino acid ABC transporter permease — translation MILQIDLNTLLVLFRETSIIVAIYGIYVLSLNLEVGYMGLPQFGKVMFLALGAIAVGGIATKVALLIYSHVISSQLNISPLSDLDTYCSAYQYSAIGIINNIFSNSPLSGLAFFFMSITLAAILGGVFGVLMAGPALRLREDYLGILLLVSAETVRVISTYTPQVACGVFGAVIPDPFAWLREGRQWGYLAVTLIFLLLSFVILERLGNSPFGRALRAIRDAEVAARVFGKDIVKFRVRVLATASALAGVAGALLAFYNNFVLMGQFVPLETFKGWAMLIIGGTGNNIGALLGVVVYYVIDRVLSLYKEGIRQIINVDPIFFQYIIFGIIIILVLMFRPQGIISERPVKTLKRHILAKLRAEA, via the coding sequence ATGATCCTACAGATCGATCTAAACACCCTTTTAGTGCTTTTTAGAGAGACTTCAATTATCGTGGCAATTTATGGGATATATGTACTAAGCCTAAATCTCGAAGTTGGCTATATGGGACTCCCCCAGTTCGGCAAAGTTATGTTCCTCGCCCTCGGCGCTATTGCCGTGGGTGGAATAGCGACGAAAGTCGCTTTGCTAATTTACAGCCACGTCATCTCTTCGCAACTCAATATATCTCCTCTGTCAGATCTAGATACATATTGCTCGGCTTATCAATACTCGGCAATAGGGATAATAAACAATATCTTTTCTAACTCTCCGCTTAGCGGCTTGGCCTTTTTCTTTATGTCTATAACTCTAGCCGCTATTTTAGGCGGGGTTTTCGGCGTATTAATGGCAGGCCCCGCTTTGAGATTGCGTGAGGATTATTTAGGCATTTTACTATTAGTAAGCGCGGAGACTGTGAGGGTGATTAGCACTTACACGCCGCAAGTCGCCTGCGGCGTCTTTGGCGCAGTAATCCCCGATCCCTTTGCGTGGTTAAGAGAGGGGCGTCAGTGGGGCTACCTCGCGGTAACGTTAATTTTCTTGTTGTTGTCTTTTGTTATACTGGAGCGGCTTGGAAACTCGCCGTTTGGGAGAGCGCTGAGAGCCATACGCGACGCAGAAGTAGCAGCGAGGGTCTTCGGCAAGGACATCGTTAAATTTAGAGTAAGGGTCTTGGCCACAGCGTCTGCTCTAGCAGGCGTAGCTGGCGCCTTGCTTGCGTTTTATAATAACTTCGTATTAATGGGCCAGTTCGTGCCTTTAGAGACCTTTAAAGGCTGGGCCATGTTGATTATTGGAGGTACTGGTAATAACATAGGCGCTTTATTAGGCGTCGTTGTTTACTACGTTATTGACCGCGTTCTTAGTCTGTATAAAGAGGGGATACGGCAAATTATTAATGTTGACCCAATATTTTTCCAGTATATCATATTTGGTATAA